CGTGGCGGTACGCACCGGCTCGAATCCGCGCAGGGGGTCGATGACCACGCCTTCAAGCTCGTGTCCGTTCAGAACTTTGTACATGGTCCGCACGGCGGCTTCCATGACGCCGCCGGTGGTGCCGAAGATGGCCCCCGCACCGGAGTAGGCACTCATGTAGGGATTGTCGAAGGTCGAGGGATCGAGGCTGCGCAGGTCCACGCCCTCGCGCTTGAGCAGTCTCGCGAATTCGCGGGTGGTCAGCACGAGGTCGACCTCGGGGGTGTCGCCTATGCGCAGCATGCGCCGGACGGCTTCGTCCTTCTTGGCGGTGCAGGGCATGATGGAGATGACGCGGATTTTCGACGGGTCGATGCCCATTTTCTCCGGCAGGTAGGTCTTGGCGAGTACGCCGAAGCACTGCTGCGGCGACTTGGTGGACGACAGGTAGGGCAGAATGTCCGGGTAGTGCTTTTCCGCAAAGTTGATCCACGCCGGACAGCACGAGGTGAAGGTGGGGCGCTTGCCCTCGCGCAGCCTGCCGAGCAGTTCCGTGCCTTCCTCCATGATCACCACGTCCGCCGCGAAGTTCGTGTCCAGCACGATGTCCGCCCCAAGCTGGCGCAGGGCGGCGATGATCTGGCCCTCCACGTTGGTGCCCGCGGGCAGGCCGAATTCCTCGCCGAAGCCCACCCGGATGGCGGGGGCGAACTGGAAGACCGTGACGATGTCCGGATCGTAGAGATAGTCGATGACGCGTTCGGTCTCGTCCTTTTCGCCCAGCGCGCCGGTGGGGCAGACGAGGATGCACTGGCCGCAGGTCACGCAGTCCGAAGCGCCCTGCGGCAGGTTGTCGCGCATGCCCACGCCGGTTTCGAGGCCGGAGCCGGTCACCACCAGCGCGTCCACGCCCTGTTCGTTGCGGCAGACGGCCACGCAGCGGAAGCAGCGGATGCATTTGCCAAGGTCGCGCACGATGGCCGGGGAACTGGTGTCCACCATGCGGGTGCGGGGAAATTCATCGCGGTGGAAGCGGGAATGCTGCAAGCCCACGAATTGCGCCACGTCCTGCAATTCGCAGTCGCCATGGCGGGTGCAGGTGGCACAGTTGAGGTCGTGGTCCGCCAGCAGCAACTCCACTTGCAGACGCTGCATCTCGCGGACCTTCTGGGTTCTGGTCCGGATGACCATCCCTTCTTCAATGGGCGTGTTGCAGGAGGTGACGATGGTCGGTTCACGGTTTCCGGCGCGGGTAATCTCGACAAGGCAGACGCGGCACGTGCCGGGCGTGTGGTCGATGTCGTGCAGTTCGCACAGGGTGGGGATGAAGTGGCCGTTGCGCCGGGCGGCTTCGAGGATGGTGTCGTGTTCCTCGAAGGTGACGGTCTTGCCGTTGATGGTGGCTTGCATGTCAGTCTCGCTCTCTTGTCGTCGTGAAGGGCATCAGTGGGCCGATTCGGGCACGGAGGATTCGGTGATGACCGAGTAGATGCGGTAGCAGCGCATGCACCGCCCGGCCTCGTGATAGGCCTCTTCCGTGGTGATCGGTTCCTCGACTTCCTTGAAGAGCCTTCTGCGCAGTTCCGGATCGAGTTCCTTGACCTGCACCCGGTATTTGTTTTCCACGGGTGTTTCGATCCATTCCTTGGACAGAACCTTGAAATCGTTGATGATCTTGCGCATGCGGCTGCGCGGGAAGAAGCGCACGCGGCCGAAGTGCAGATAGTCGTCGATGGAGCGGGCGGCCTTGAGGCCGTTGGCCATGGCGTTGATGATGGTGGACGGGCCGGAGAAGCAGTCGCCCCCAGCGAAAACGCCGGAGCGTGCGGTGGCCAGCGTGGTCCTGTCCGCCTCGATGCATCCCCATTTGTTGAAGCCGATGCCGTCTTCGCCGGTGATGGACGCCTTGTCCACCTGTTGGCCTATGGCGGCGATGAAGCCCTTGCACGGCAGCACGCGTTCGGCGCCGGGGACGGGAATCATGATGGTGCGGCCCCGGTCGTCCGTGCCGTTCGGCTGCATGTCCACGATCTCCACGCCGGTCACGCTTCCCCCTTCAGAGACGAGGCGCGTGGGGACGGTGAGGAAGTGGAAGATGACGCCCTCCTCGCGGGCGGCCTCGATTTCCTCATGGTCGGCGGGCATATCCTGTTCGGCGCGGCGATAGACGATATGAACCTCGCTTGCGCCCATGCGCAGGGCGGAACGGGCGCAGTCCATGGCCACGTTGCCGCCGCCGACGATGACCGTGGGCCCGTCGAGGGTCATGCAGTTCGCGCCTTGCAGACAGTCATGCACTTTGAGCAGGAAGTCGATGCCCGTGAAGCAACCGGTGAGCGAGGCGTCCTCGCCCTCGATGCCGAGCATGCGCGCCTGATCGCAGCCTAGCGCGAGGAAGACGGCCTTGTAGCCGCGCTCGAAAAGCCCGTCGAGGGAGAAGTCGCGGCCCATGCGCTGGTTGTAGAGAAGCTGGCCGCCAAGGCGCTCCACGATTTCCGCCTCGGAGCGCAGGACATCCTTGGGCAGGCGGTAGCTGGGGATGCCCGTTGCGGCCATGCCGCCCGGCTCGTCCTTGGCTTCGAAGACGTCCACGGGGTAGCCGCGCAGCAGCAGGTGGTAGGCGCAGGAAATTCCGGCCGGACCAGCGCCGACCACCGCGACCCGGAGATGGTCCGGCTGCGGGGTGCAGATGAGATCGCGCGAGAACCACTTGCTGGACAGGCCGTGCTCCATGTCCGCCACGTAGCGCTTGAGCACTTTGATGCCCACGGCCTCGTCCACGAGGTTGCGGCGGCAGGCCATTTCGCAGAAGCGCACGCACACGCGGCCGCAGGTGGCGGCCATGGGGTATTTCTGAAGGATGACGCCAAGCGAGTGCGCCACCTTGCCGTCCTTGATGTAGTCGATGTAGCGGGGCACGTTGACCTTGGCCGGGCAGGCCTCGATGCACGGGGCGGTGACGTAGTCCATGCCGTACTGCTCCGGCGCGGAACCTGCGGCCTCTTCCACCAGCCGATCGCGGAAGTGGTCGAGCGCGGCCAGCAGGGGGACGGTGCAGGTCTGGCCGAGGCCGCACAGCGATGTCATGCGGATTTGTCGGGCGAGTTGTTCGATCTCGTCGAACAAGGCTGGGGTACCCTCGCCACGACGCAGCGTGTCGAGCATGTCGCGGATGAGGCGGGTGCCCATGCGACAGGGCGTACACTTGCCGCAGGATTCCGAGGCGGCCTTGTCGATGTAGCGCCAGAGCGCGTCGATCAGGCTGACGTTCGGCTCGAAGACGAAGAAGCCCCGGTCGCCGAAGAACGCCTTGATGGCGTTGCCCTGATTGAATTCGTCGAAGCCCTGCATGGTGGGGTCTTCGGGAATCTCGAAGGGACCGAGGCCCCGGTTGTCGTGGACGATGTCGTCCCAGACTCCATAGATGATGCGTGCCATATTGTCCTCGTCGACGTTGCGGGAAGGCCGTCGCCTAGGCGGCAACCGTACAAGATCCCCGATGGCTGCGGGGCCGCCAGTCGTTTCGTGCTGTCGTGAATCGGTGCGCCGCGTCGTATGCCGTCTGCGGAACCGTCCGCGAGGCGACAACGTCGCACAATGGGTGTTGTACCTCTTGCGAGTCGATTCGATCAAGCCTTTCGCAATCCTATGGCGCAAAAATATTGAGATTTGTCGGGGGCGGATGGCGAAAAACCGTCCCTGCGGGCCGCAATGCCGAATCGCTGTCGTGGCGCGTGTGTTGGGCACGACCTACGTCTTGCGAACGCGTAGGTCATGGCGGTGCGCCGGGCGTGCCTGCGCCAGCCGGGTGCGGCCCTCGGGCGATTTTCGCAACGTGCCGATTTCCCTGCTTCGGGGCGTTTCCCTCGCTGTGCGCTTGTGCTATGGTGCATGCGACCCATCTCCAAAATTCTACCGTGAGGACTGCGCGTTATGGATATTCGGGGAAAGCGGTTTCTGGTTGTGGGCGGGGCGGGGTTCATCGGGTCGCACGTGGTGGACCTTCTGACGCGTGAGGACGTGGCCGAGGTCAGGATATTCGACAACTTCACGCGCGGCTGCGAGGACAACCTGCGCGACGCCCTGCGCGACCCGCGCGTGCGCGTCTTTGAGTTGGGCGGCGAGATCATGCATCGGGATATCCTCTCCGCCGCCATGAAGGGCATCGACGGGGTGTTCCATCTCGCGGCCCTGTGGCTTCTGCACTGCCACGACTACCCGCGTTCGGCCTTCGAGGTGAACGTGGGCGGCACGTTCAACGTGCTGGAGGCGATGATCGACAACGGCGTGCGGCGGCTGGTCTATTCCTCGTCCGCCTCGGTGTACGGCGACGCCGTCGCCGAGCCGATGACCGAGGACCATCCCTACAACAACACCAATTTCTACGGCGCGACCAAGATCGCCGGCGAGCACATGTGCCGCGCCCTGCACCACCGCTGGCGCGGTAGCGAGCGGCATTTCGACTACGCCGGGCTGCGCTACATGAATGTCTACGGGCCACGGCAGGACTACCACGGGGCCTACATCGCCGTGATCATGAAGATTCTGGACCGGCTGGATAGGGGCGAGGCCCCCGTGGTCTACGGCGACGGCACGCAGGCCTACGACTTCGTGTACGTGGAGGACTGCGCCCGCGCCAACATCGCGGCCATGACCGCCGACGTGACGGACCGCTTCTACAACGTCGGAACCGGCGTGAAGACGTCCATTCGTGAACTGGCCGAACGGCTGCTGGCTGTGGCCGGTGCGGACTGCGACATCGAATATCGCCCCGGCGGGACGACTTTCGTCCGTAACCGGGTGGGCTGCCCGAAGCGGGCCGAGGATGAACTGGGCTTCAGGGCGGGGATTCCGCTCGACGAAGGACTGCGCCTGCTCGTTCAGTGGCGCAATTCGCATATGCAGGAAGTCGAAAGGAGGCGGCGCAATGCGTAAACCAAAGGGCAACGGGGATCGCATCCCATTGGCCCGGCCCTGCGTGACCGCCGCCGTGCGGGAGCGGGTGCTGGCCGTGCTCGACAGCGGGCAGCTGACCGAGGGACCGGTGACGGCGGAGCTGGAATCCCAGTGGGCGGCGTTCACGGGGGCGACCCATGCCGTGGCAGCCACCTCGTGCACCACGGGATTGGAACTGGTGCTGCGTACCCTTGGCGTGGGGCCGGGGGACGAGGTGCTGGTGCCGGACTTCACCTATCCCGCCACGGCGCTGGCCGTTTTGAACGTCGGCGCGGATGTGGTGCTGGTGGATGTGGACCCGCGTACGATGCTTGTCGATTACCGGGCCATGGAGGAGGCCGCCGGTCCCAACGTCCGGGTGGCGGTGCCGGTGTCCATCTTCGGCAATCCACTGGATTATGGGCAGCTCGCCCATCTGTCCAACCGGGGCATTACCATCGTCGAGGACGCGGCCTGCGCTCTGGGGGCGACCTTTGGCGGGCGGCGCGTGGGCAGTCTGGCCGACGTGTCCGTGTTCAGCATGCATCCGCGCAAGACCGTGACCACCGGCGAGGGGGGCATGATCACCACGTCCGACGGCGAACTTGCCGAGCGGCTGCGGTCCTGCAAGCATTTCGGCATGGTGGCGGATGCGGATTCTCCCACCGGGATGTGCTTTTCGTGCGAAGGAACGAATCTCAAGCTGTCCGACGTGCTCGCGGCCATCGGCGTGGCGCAGATGGAGCGCATTGACGCCATTTTGGCGGAACGGGCTGCCTTGGCTGCGGGGTATGTGGCACTTCTGGCCGATGCGCCGGGCGTGACCCTACCGGAGATCACGCCGGGCGGGACGCATGGCTGGCAGAGCTTCTGCGTGTTCGTCGAACGGCGCGACGAGATCATGGCCCGCATGCGACGGCACAACATCGAGGCGCAGATAGGAACCTACGCCCTGCACATGCAGCCCGTATTTCGCGACAATCCCCGATGCAGACTGCACGGGACCATGGAGGGTGGCCGCCGTGTCTTCTCGCGCTGCCTCGCGCTGCCGCTGTTCGTGGGCATGACCGCCGCCCAGCAGCGTCGCGTGGTGGATGAGCTTCTGGCCGCAATGGGCGTGACGGGTCGCAACGACGCGGCCACGGCTTGAGCGTTTCCGACGGTGAGTCTGCTCCGGAACCGGAGGGATTGGGATGTGCGGAATCTGCGGAACCGTTGACTTCTCCGGACGCCCCGTCGTGCCGGATGTGCTGCGGCGCATGACCGACTCCCTCGCGCATCGGGGGCCGGACGGGCGGGGCGTGTTCATGGACGGCCCGGTGGGGCTGGGGCATCGGCGGCTGGCCATTATCGACCTCTCTCCGGCCGGTCGGCAGCCCATGACCACTCCGGACGGGCGGTTCACCATCGTCTACAACGGCGAGGTCTACAATTTCCGCGAACTGCGGGCCGAGTTGGAGGACTTCGGCGTGTCGTTCCGCTCCCGGTCGGACACGGAGGTGGTCCTGCACGCGCTGGCCGTATGGGGGCCGCAGGCCGTGGAACGCTTCAACGGCATGTTCGCCCTTGCGCTGTGGGACAACCGCGAAGGGCACCTGCTCCTCGCGCGGGACCGCTACGGCGTGAAGCCCCTGTACTGGTGCATGGCCGGGGGCGCGCTGGTCTTCGGGTCCGAGCAGAAGGCCCTTCTGGCGCATCCCGCCCTGCGCCGCGAGATCGACCTCGAATGCATCCTCGAATACTTCACTTTTCAGAATGTGTTCACCGATCGGACGCTTCTTGACGGCGTGCGGCTGTTTCCGCCCGGCTCGCTGGCGGTTGTGGATGTCCGCCGCCCGGGCGCGGCGCTTCAGCCGGTGCGCTATTGGGACTACGACTTCCGGGAACCCGAAAGCTCCGTGGACGAGCGCGAATACGCCGAGGAGCTGGAACGGCTGTTCCGTCAGGCCGTGGTTCGGCAACTGGTGAGCGATGTGGACGTGGGCGCGTATCTCTCCGGCGGCATGGATTCCGGGGCGATCACCGCCGTGGCCGCGCGCGAGCTTCCGTTCATGCGCACCTTCACCTGCGGTTTCGACCTGCATTCCGCATCCGGGTTGGAGTATGGCTACGACGAGCGCGAGCTCTCGGAACTCATGTCCTACCGCTTCCGCACGGAGCATTACGAGATGGTGCTCAAGGCGGGCGATATGGAGCGCGTGATGCCACGGTTGGCGCAGGCCGTGGAGGAGCCGAGGGTGGGGCAGAGCTACCCGAACTTCTATGTGGCGCAACTGGCGGGAAAGTTCGTGAAGGTCGTCCTGTCCGGCACGGGGGGCGACGAATTGTTCGGCGGCTACCCGTGGCGCTACTACCGCGCCGTGGTCAACAGCTCCTTCGAGGACTACGTCGACAAGTACTACCTCTTCTGGCAGCGGCTCATCCCCAACACGCAGCTTCGGCGCGTGTTCGCTCCCGTGTGGGCCGAGGTCTCCCACGTCTGGACGCGTGACATCTTCCGCGATGTGTTTGGCGACAGGCTCGGCGACCTCTCTTCGCCAGAGGACTACGTGAACGGGTCGCTATACTTTGAAGCCAGGACCTTCCTGCACGGGCTGCTCGTGGTGGAGGACAAGCTGTCCATGGCGCACGGGCTGGAGACGCGGGTTCCCTTTCTGGACAACGACCTCGTGGATTTCGCCATGCGGCTTCCCGTGTCGCTCAAGCTCGGCAACCTTGGCGAGGTGTCGCGCATCAACGAGAACGAGCCGGGCAAGCTGCGCAGGTATTTCGAACGTACGCGCGATGGCAAGCTGCTGCTGCGGCGGATGATGGCCGGGCTGGTCCCACCGGAGGTCGCCGGCGGCGTGAAGCGGGGCTTCTCCGCGCCCGACGCCTCGTGGTTCAAGGGCGAGAGTATCGACTACGTGCGCTCCATGCTCCTTGGCGACGAAGCCCGCATCTTCGACTATCTGGACCGCAAGGCTGTGCGCGATCTGGTGGGCGAGCATCTCGACGGCCGCACCAACCGCAGGCTGTTCATCTGGTCGCTGCTGAGTTTCGAATGGTGGCTGCGCACCTTTCTTCCCTGACGTCATCCCGTCAGAAGCATGCGCGAAGTGCGCGTCAGGCAGGTGGACGAATGATGGAATCCGCACGAGAGGCGAAACTGCAACTCCCCGCACGGACGGAGCATCTCGCGGCCGCGGGGCTTTTCGTGCGTCGGTTCTTCGGGGCGAACGTGCATGTGGCCGCCAACCCGGAGCTTTTATCCCGCATGGAGCGCGTGGCGCTGGAATTTTGCGCGCACATTGTCCGCCACGCCTACGCCGAGGGCGAGGACGGGATGATGGGCATACGCCTGTGCATGGATGCCGGGGAACTCTCCATGTGGTTCTCGGATTGGGGGGAGGGCTTCGACCCCGCAGCCGTGCCAGAGCCGGAGCCGGGAGAGAGCGCAAGCGGGCTGTTGCTCATCCCGCGCTACGTGGACGAATGGTCGTATTCTTCGGAAGATGGCGTCAATACGCACCATGTGGTCGTGCGCATCGGCGACGAGCCGTGATGCGGGGGCTGCGCTTCGACATGGCGAAAACTCTGCGCCCGCGCCGCGCCGGACCTAGCGGCTCCCCTGGCGCAGTGTGTGGATGGTGATCTCCGGCGGGCAGAAGAAGCGCACCGGCAGGCCGGACGCGCCGGTCCCGCGTGAGGTGTAGCCGAGCATCGCACCGTGCCGCCACGCCCCCCGCGCGAAGCGGCGTGGGCATGCGGCGTTGGTCACGAGGGGAATGCCGCCGGGCAGGCATATCTGCCCGGCATGCGTGTGCCCGCACAGGAAGAGGTCGAAGCCCGCTTCCTCTGCCTCGGCGTAGAGTTCCGGCGAATGGCAGAGCAGGATGGTGCAGGCGTCCGGGTCCACACCCCGCCGCGCGCGGTCGAGGTCGTCGGAGCCGTAGTAGTGCGGGTCGTCCACGCCGCAGAGGGTGAGCACGGCGCGCTCCCGATGGATGCGCACGCCTTCGTTCAGGAGCATCCTGATGCCCATGGCCTCCATCTCGGGGACCATTTCGAGAAAGTCGTGGTTGCCGAGGATGCCGTATATCCCGTCGGCGCAGGCCAATTGGTCCACCAGCCCGGCGAGCACGCGCAGCGGGGGCGCGTAGTCGTGCACTGTCAGAAAGCGGAAGTCGCCGGTGAGCGCGCATAGGTCGAACTCCAGTTCCGAGAGGGCGTGCCCGAGGCGTGTCCCGCCGTCGGGGATGCCGTCGAGGTGCAGGTCCGAAAGCTGGAGGATGCGGTAGCCGTCGAACTGCGGGGGCAGCGCGGGAAGAACATGCGAGACGTGCTCGACGGTGTAGGCGGTGCTGTTGGCGTGGCCGCGATCAAGCAGGCCGAGCGTGTCCAGCACGACGCGTAGCACGCGGGGAATGAGCTCCACGTTTTCGATGTGGAAGTGGGTGCGGCCCGCCTCGCTGTAGAAGTCCGCCGCGTGCCGGGCCTGCCGCTCCAGTCGCCTGCGCGAGGCGCTGGGGCCGAGGCGGTCGGTGAGGGCCATGTAGTCCTTGATGTCCATTCGTATATCCGCTTCGTTTGGGCACAGTGTAACCCGCAATCCCGGATGCGGACAACGTCCGGGACGAAATGGACGGAAAACGAGACGCCCGCGGTCCGGGGACTGCGGGCGTCGGTGCGTCGTGCTTGAGGAAATGGGTTACTGTCTGGCGTGTCGCGCCAGCGCGGCGAGGTAGGTGTCGAGCCGGGCGGTGATGGCGTCGAGGGAGGCGAGCGTCACATGCTCCTCGGGTCCGTGCTGGCTCATTTCGCTATCCGCGCCCCAGACCACGGCAGGAATGCCATTGGCGGAGAGGAAGCGGGCGTCGCTGGCTCCGTGCATGTGCGCCGTGGCGGCTTCGGGCACGGTTTCCAGCAGCAGGTCGAGGTAGGGCGACTCCCCGGCGAAAAACAGCGGTTCGCGGGCCATGACTTCGATGCTGCCCTTCACGCGGGCCTTCATGGAGGTCAGCAGCGCGTCCACGTCGTCGTTTTCGGTGTAGCGGATGTCGAGCACGCCCTCGGCCTTGCCGGGGACCTTGTTCGGGGTCGCTCCGCCGACGCGCACGATGCCCATGTTCATGGTGCGCTGCCACTGGTCGTCCGTGGTGGGCGGGAAAAGCGCCTTGAGGGCCGCATAGTCCTCGATGAAGGTATCGAAGGCGTTTTCGCCGAGCCACGGGCGCGCGCCGTGGGCCGGGCGGCCCTGCGCGATCAGCCGCAGGTCGAGGACGCCCTTGCCCTTGGTGATGATGCTGTCCGGCGTGCCGCCGTCGAGGGCGATGCAGAAGTCCGTGGAGATGCGTTCCAGCACCTTGGCCGCGCCGAGATGTCCGCCCTGTTCCTCGTCGCAGGTGAAGAGGATGCCGAAGGGCAGATTCTCAAGGCTACCGCCCGCGGCGCGAAGGGCATTGAGGTGTTTTTCGAAGAGCACCAGCGCGAGAGCCACGCCGTACTTGTCGTCCACGCAGCCGCGTCCGTAGAGGCGCTCGTTGTCGATGTACGGGGCGAACTGCTCGTCGCTCTCGGCCTCCACCACGTCGAAGTGGGCCATGAGCAGCACCGGGGCGTGCCCGTGTTTCGGCAGCGCTGCCACCGAGGGCACGCCGTCGAACTCGAAGCGCTCGGGCGTGACGCCGAGTGCGGCGATGCGCTCGGCGATGAAGTCCGCACAGGCGTGGACTTCATCGGGGCGGGAGGCGGTGGACCGGAAGCGGACGAGTTCGCAGGTCAGGTCCATGACTTTCTTGGCATCATCGGAAATGATCATGACATGTGCCTTTCGTGTCTGCGCCCGCGCAGGCGGTGGGCCGGGTGCGGCAGGTGCGGAGAATTTTGAAGTGCTGTGAAAGGGGAAACGGACATCGGAAAACCCATTAGCTTCTTCATCCAAGCCTGTAAACCGTGAAAATACTCGAGACTGGCACTGTGGATGGCGGGTGGCGGGGCTGCCGCTGTCCGTTGGCGGACGCTTGCCAAACATGGCCGCCTTGGTGCAAACACGTGACACCACATGACACAATCGCAAAACCATCGGGAATGAAATGGGCTATACGAATCTGCAGGAATGTCTGAAGGATCTCGAAGCACGTGGAGAGCTGGTCCGCATCGACCGGCAGATGGATCCCGACATCGAGATCGGGGCCGTGCAGCGTCGCGTATTCCGGGCGGGCGGGCCTGCGCTTCTGTTCACCAACGTCAAGGGCACGCGTTTTCCCATGGCCGCCAACATCTTCGGCACGCGGGAGCGCCTGCGCTACATCTTTCGCGATACGCTTCCGACCATCGAGAAGCTGTTTCGGCTGAAGGTGGACCCCTTCGCCGCGTTCAAAAAGCCGTGGCAGTACCTCGGCGCGCCTCGCGCTCTGTGGGCCGCCATGCCGCGCACCGTGAGTGATGGTCCGGTCATGGCGCACCAGACCACCATTTCCGAACTGCCGCACCTTCGCTCGTGGCCCATGGATGGTGGGGCCTACGTCACCCTGCCGCAGGTCTATACCGAAAGCCCGGCGCGCCCCGGCTACGGGCGTTCCAACCTTGGCATGTATCGCGTGCAGCTTACGGGCAACGCCTTCGAGCCTGACCGCGAGGTGGGGCTGCACTACCAGATTCATCGCGGCATCGGTCCGCATCACGCCGAAGCCCTCGAAAGGCACGAGCCGCTCAAGGTCAATATTTTCGTGGGTGGTCCCCCGGCCATGACCCTTGCGGCCATCATGCCCCTGCCCGAAGGTATGCCCGAGCTCATGTTCGCGGGCGCGCTCGGCGGGCAGCGCATGCGCATGGTCCGTCAGGGCCGGATGCTGCCCATTCTCGCCGAGGCGGATTTCTGCATCAGCGGCACGGTCTACGCCGGGCAGCAAAAGCCCGAAGGTCCGTTTGGCGACCATCTCGGGTACTACAGTCTCGCGCACGATTTCCCCGTGCTCCACGTGGACCGCGTCACCCATCGCGACGGTGCCGTGTGGCCCTTCACCACGGTGGGGCGTCCGCCGCAGGAGGACACGCTGTTCGGCGACTTCATCCACGAGCTGACGGCGGAGCTTGTGCCCACGGTGTTCTCCGGCGTGCACGAGGTGCATGCCGTGGACGCGGCGGGCGTGCATCCGCTGCTTCTGGCCGTGGGTAGCGAGCGCTATGTGCCCTACGCCGAGAAGCGCACCCCGCAGGAACTTATCACCTGCGGTTTGTCGCTTTTGGGCAGCACGCAGACCTCGCTCTCGAAGTACGTCATCATCGCCGCGCGCGAGGATTCCCCGACGCCGAACGCACACGACGTGCCGGGATTCTTCCGCCACATGCTGGAACGCGCGGACTTCGAGCGCGACCTGCATTTCGTCACCCGCACCACCATGGACACGCTGGACTACTCCGGCATCAGCCTCAATCAGGGGTC
The sequence above is drawn from the Desulfobaculum xiamenense genome and encodes:
- a CDS encoding 2Fe-2S iron-sulfur cluster binding domain-containing protein, with the protein product MQATINGKTVTFEEHDTILEAARRNGHFIPTLCELHDIDHTPGTCRVCLVEITRAGNREPTIVTSCNTPIEEGMVIRTRTQKVREMQRLQVELLLADHDLNCATCTRHGDCELQDVAQFVGLQHSRFHRDEFPRTRMVDTSSPAIVRDLGKCIRCFRCVAVCRNEQGVDALVVTGSGLETGVGMRDNLPQGASDCVTCGQCILVCPTGALGEKDETERVIDYLYDPDIVTVFQFAPAIRVGFGEEFGLPAGTNVEGQIIAALRQLGADIVLDTNFAADVVIMEEGTELLGRLREGKRPTFTSCCPAWINFAEKHYPDILPYLSSTKSPQQCFGVLAKTYLPEKMGIDPSKIRVISIMPCTAKKDEAVRRMLRIGDTPEVDLVLTTREFARLLKREGVDLRSLDPSTFDNPYMSAYSGAGAIFGTTGGVMEAAVRTMYKVLNGHELEGVVIDPLRGFEPVRTATVDLGGDIGTVKLAMCHGLKGVRTIVEDVLAGRADFDFIEIMACPGGCVDGGGHLRSKKHYQLHARKRRDAIYDIDRTKPVRQSHNNPQVQRLYEEFLGEPLSERAHELLHTRYIRRKKEISQTIHDIWREITMSTLVHSEFDSTAAQSCPNGFQTSRKGRNSGS
- a CDS encoding FAD-dependent oxidoreductase, which produces MARIIYGVWDDIVHDNRGLGPFEIPEDPTMQGFDEFNQGNAIKAFFGDRGFFVFEPNVSLIDALWRYIDKAASESCGKCTPCRMGTRLIRDMLDTLRRGEGTPALFDEIEQLARQIRMTSLCGLGQTCTVPLLAALDHFRDRLVEEAAGSAPEQYGMDYVTAPCIEACPAKVNVPRYIDYIKDGKVAHSLGVILQKYPMAATCGRVCVRFCEMACRRNLVDEAVGIKVLKRYVADMEHGLSSKWFSRDLICTPQPDHLRVAVVGAGPAGISCAYHLLLRGYPVDVFEAKDEPGGMAATGIPSYRLPKDVLRSEAEIVERLGGQLLYNQRMGRDFSLDGLFERGYKAVFLALGCDQARMLGIEGEDASLTGCFTGIDFLLKVHDCLQGANCMTLDGPTVIVGGGNVAMDCARSALRMGASEVHIVYRRAEQDMPADHEEIEAAREEGVIFHFLTVPTRLVSEGGSVTGVEIVDMQPNGTDDRGRTIMIPVPGAERVLPCKGFIAAIGQQVDKASITGEDGIGFNKWGCIEADRTTLATARSGVFAGGDCFSGPSTIINAMANGLKAARSIDDYLHFGRVRFFPRSRMRKIINDFKVLSKEWIETPVENKYRVQVKELDPELRRRLFKEVEEPITTEEAYHEAGRCMRCYRIYSVITESSVPESAH
- a CDS encoding NAD-dependent epimerase/dehydratase family protein, whose product is MDIRGKRFLVVGGAGFIGSHVVDLLTREDVAEVRIFDNFTRGCEDNLRDALRDPRVRVFELGGEIMHRDILSAAMKGIDGVFHLAALWLLHCHDYPRSAFEVNVGGTFNVLEAMIDNGVRRLVYSSSASVYGDAVAEPMTEDHPYNNTNFYGATKIAGEHMCRALHHRWRGSERHFDYAGLRYMNVYGPRQDYHGAYIAVIMKILDRLDRGEAPVVYGDGTQAYDFVYVEDCARANIAAMTADVTDRFYNVGTGVKTSIRELAERLLAVAGADCDIEYRPGGTTFVRNRVGCPKRAEDELGFRAGIPLDEGLRLLVQWRNSHMQEVERRRRNA
- a CDS encoding DegT/DnrJ/EryC1/StrS family aminotransferase, translated to MRKPKGNGDRIPLARPCVTAAVRERVLAVLDSGQLTEGPVTAELESQWAAFTGATHAVAATSCTTGLELVLRTLGVGPGDEVLVPDFTYPATALAVLNVGADVVLVDVDPRTMLVDYRAMEEAAGPNVRVAVPVSIFGNPLDYGQLAHLSNRGITIVEDAACALGATFGGRRVGSLADVSVFSMHPRKTVTTGEGGMITTSDGELAERLRSCKHFGMVADADSPTGMCFSCEGTNLKLSDVLAAIGVAQMERIDAILAERAALAAGYVALLADAPGVTLPEITPGGTHGWQSFCVFVERRDEIMARMRRHNIEAQIGTYALHMQPVFRDNPRCRLHGTMEGGRRVFSRCLALPLFVGMTAAQQRRVVDELLAAMGVTGRNDAATA
- the asnB gene encoding asparagine synthase (glutamine-hydrolyzing), with the translated sequence MCGICGTVDFSGRPVVPDVLRRMTDSLAHRGPDGRGVFMDGPVGLGHRRLAIIDLSPAGRQPMTTPDGRFTIVYNGEVYNFRELRAELEDFGVSFRSRSDTEVVLHALAVWGPQAVERFNGMFALALWDNREGHLLLARDRYGVKPLYWCMAGGALVFGSEQKALLAHPALRREIDLECILEYFTFQNVFTDRTLLDGVRLFPPGSLAVVDVRRPGAALQPVRYWDYDFREPESSVDEREYAEELERLFRQAVVRQLVSDVDVGAYLSGGMDSGAITAVAARELPFMRTFTCGFDLHSASGLEYGYDERELSELMSYRFRTEHYEMVLKAGDMERVMPRLAQAVEEPRVGQSYPNFYVAQLAGKFVKVVLSGTGGDELFGGYPWRYYRAVVNSSFEDYVDKYYLFWQRLIPNTQLRRVFAPVWAEVSHVWTRDIFRDVFGDRLGDLSSPEDYVNGSLYFEARTFLHGLLVVEDKLSMAHGLETRVPFLDNDLVDFAMRLPVSLKLGNLGEVSRINENEPGKLRRYFERTRDGKLLLRRMMAGLVPPEVAGGVKRGFSAPDASWFKGESIDYVRSMLLGDEARIFDYLDRKAVRDLVGEHLDGRTNRRLFIWSLLSFEWWLRTFLP
- a CDS encoding ATP-binding protein, whose translation is MMESAREAKLQLPARTEHLAAAGLFVRRFFGANVHVAANPELLSRMERVALEFCAHIVRHAYAEGEDGMMGIRLCMDAGELSMWFSDWGEGFDPAAVPEPEPGESASGLLLIPRYVDEWSYSSEDGVNTHHVVVRIGDEP
- a CDS encoding metallophosphoesterase: MDIKDYMALTDRLGPSASRRRLERQARHAADFYSEAGRTHFHIENVELIPRVLRVVLDTLGLLDRGHANSTAYTVEHVSHVLPALPPQFDGYRILQLSDLHLDGIPDGGTRLGHALSELEFDLCALTGDFRFLTVHDYAPPLRVLAGLVDQLACADGIYGILGNHDFLEMVPEMEAMGIRMLLNEGVRIHRERAVLTLCGVDDPHYYGSDDLDRARRGVDPDACTILLCHSPELYAEAEEAGFDLFLCGHTHAGQICLPGGIPLVTNAACPRRFARGAWRHGAMLGYTSRGTGASGLPVRFFCPPEITIHTLRQGSR